In Flavobacterium sp. WV_118_3, one DNA window encodes the following:
- a CDS encoding peptidase domain-containing ABC transporter yields the protein MNKIAIKQHDFSDCGATCLASVAEHYNLSLPIARIRQYASTSQKGTTLLGLREAAIKLGFLAKGVKASFDSIKDIPLPAIAHVIIKHEEHEFPHYVVIYKVTDKYIQIMDPASGKIEKKSHGEFKEMSTEYFLILIPDEDIFKERNEKISNLKRITFLLKPHKYILIQAFIGAVIYTLLGFSMSIYVEKITDFVLVSGNKSLLNLMSVIVLGCILLQFTFGALKDFFLLKTSQQLDSRLILGYYKHLFTMPQKFFDTMRIGEIMSRIGDAVKIRLLINETALSVSVNILIVIFSFIFMYTYYWKLALIVSLIIPVYVIIYFIVNNLNKKAERQVMEKNAMLEAQLVESIKNIGTIKRLSLEDFSKNKTELRFIDLLKSIYTSGINSIFSRVSTEFVSRIFTVILLWAGTHYAIDGQITPGELFSFYSVIGYFTGPASQLIGTNVQIQNAMIAADRLFGIMDLDTEKTEATINLNKNNLGDIEFKNVDFSYEIGRNTFKELNLTIQKGKFTAIVGESGSGKSTIASLIQNIYHPTDGKISVGNYDLKYIAKDSINKLITTVPQNVELFDGSIISNIAIGDQNPDMERIIEVSKKVGAYDFIESLPNGFDTYLGEFGANLSGGERQRIAFARALYKDPEVIILDEATSALDSESELVIKRLIDDLSKQGKTIIVIAHKLHSIKNADIIMAFKKGELIENGTHDDLLNQKGYYYKMWQNNLN from the coding sequence ATGAATAAGATTGCTATAAAACAACACGATTTCAGTGACTGTGGCGCCACTTGTCTGGCATCAGTTGCCGAACACTATAACCTAAGTCTGCCAATCGCTCGTATCCGACAATACGCCAGTACGAGTCAAAAAGGAACTACCCTTTTGGGATTACGCGAAGCAGCTATTAAATTGGGGTTTCTTGCAAAAGGAGTAAAAGCTTCTTTCGACAGTATCAAAGACATTCCGCTTCCGGCAATTGCGCATGTGATCATTAAACATGAAGAACACGAATTTCCACATTATGTCGTGATTTACAAAGTAACCGATAAGTATATCCAGATCATGGACCCGGCTTCCGGAAAAATTGAAAAAAAATCACACGGGGAATTCAAGGAAATGTCCACCGAATATTTTCTGATCCTGATTCCGGATGAAGATATTTTTAAGGAACGAAACGAAAAAATATCCAACCTGAAACGCATTACGTTCTTATTAAAACCACATAAATACATCCTGATTCAGGCATTTATCGGCGCGGTCATCTACACTTTGCTCGGGTTTTCGATGTCTATCTACGTAGAAAAAATTACCGATTTCGTATTGGTTAGTGGCAACAAAAGTCTGTTAAACCTCATGAGTGTTATCGTTTTAGGCTGCATCCTGTTGCAATTTACGTTTGGTGCCTTAAAGGATTTTTTCCTGCTGAAAACGAGCCAGCAACTGGATTCCCGCTTAATTCTGGGGTATTACAAGCATTTGTTCACCATGCCGCAAAAGTTCTTCGACACGATGCGTATCGGTGAAATTATGTCCCGGATTGGTGATGCCGTTAAAATTCGTTTGTTGATCAACGAAACAGCGCTAAGTGTATCGGTAAATATCCTGATCGTGATTTTCTCTTTTATCTTTATGTATACCTATTACTGGAAACTGGCCTTGATTGTTTCCCTGATTATTCCGGTTTATGTGATCATATATTTTATCGTCAACAATCTGAATAAAAAAGCAGAACGTCAGGTGATGGAAAAAAATGCTATGTTGGAAGCACAATTAGTCGAGTCCATTAAAAATATCGGAACCATAAAGCGGTTATCGTTGGAAGATTTCTCCAAAAATAAAACGGAATTGCGTTTTATTGATCTTCTAAAAAGTATTTACACTTCCGGTATTAACAGTATTTTTTCAAGGGTCTCAACCGAGTTTGTATCGCGCATTTTTACTGTGATTTTGTTATGGGCCGGGACGCATTATGCTATCGACGGACAAATTACGCCGGGAGAATTGTTCTCGTTCTATTCGGTAATCGGCTATTTTACAGGTCCGGCTTCGCAGTTAATCGGAACCAATGTTCAGATTCAGAATGCCATGATTGCAGCCGATCGTTTGTTTGGTATCATGGATTTGGATACGGAAAAAACGGAAGCAACCATCAACCTCAATAAAAATAATCTGGGTGATATCGAATTCAAAAATGTGGATTTCTCCTATGAAATCGGAAGAAATACTTTTAAAGAGCTGAATCTTACCATTCAAAAAGGAAAATTCACTGCGATTGTCGGGGAAAGTGGTAGTGGAAAAAGTACGATCGCTTCTCTGATTCAGAATATTTATCATCCAACCGACGGGAAGATTTCGGTAGGAAATTACGATCTGAAATATATTGCAAAAGACAGTATCAACAAATTGATCACTACCGTACCACAGAATGTGGAACTTTTTGACGGTTCGATTATCTCCAATATTGCGATTGGTGATCAAAATCCGGATATGGAACGCATTATTGAAGTGAGTAAAAAAGTAGGGGCCTACGATTTTATCGAATCGTTACCAAACGGTTTTGATACCTATTTAGGGGAATTTGGCGCCAATTTATCCGGTGGAGAACGCCAGCGTATTGCTTTTGCCAGAGCCTTATATAAAGATCCGGAAGTGATCATCCTGGACGAAGCCACATCCGCTCTGGATTCGGAATCGGAACTGGTAATCAAACGTTTAATTGATGATTTATCCAAACAGGGGAAAACAATTATTGTGATCGCACATAAACTACATTCCATAAAAAATGCCGATATTATCATGGCGTTTAAAAAAGGGGAACTGATCGAAAACGGAACCCACGACGATTTACTAAACCAAAAAGGCTACTACTACAAAATGTGGCAAAACAATTTAAACTAA
- a CDS encoding lantibiotic dehydratase, translating into MKNYSFANKAIVRTPLEPKKMDITWEMIQEVFKNPKNREALFIGSPSIYKALELWEKGEAFQDESDLKNLKGSLYKYTSRMSNRCTPFGMFAHVSAIDMGPETKIDFENATISRSTKYDMYFLGSFMPVITKDNAIRNVLKYFPNNSIYTVFDKYRYVEYYFKKNARLHKISEVMATEYLDVILKNATNGATISEMAQYLISDDITEKDAVAFINTIIDSQFLVSELEFTLTGADYFEKLITIFNEDRFNFHEAQVIRELIVNLKEKISTLDEKVFNDPEKYQEIYSLLNQELDEVDESKLFQVDGYRNLPNASLSNKVLKKLRNGVTALNKLQPVHEKGNLKEFKRKFSERYEEYEQPLIKVLDPDVGIGYGKQSGAKTPLVDELNIIPNYSNQKQVNLSPERAFLFRKLIQATQSGTKTIALTDEEINQFDEKERLYPDSFSVFFNMFHENNEEKIALSYVSGPSANGLIGRFGHLNENIMNLCNEISEKENALHPDKIIAEIIHLPQARTGNILYRGFQRDYEIPYLGSSSLDLDHQILVDDLYVSVKNNRIILRSKRLGKEVIPRLGNAHNFSANALPIYHFLCDLQNQESSGIGFSWSDLQNDFDFLPRLSYNDIILSRATWNLSEKDIKFITGLKEENVIESVRAFQRERQIPDVVAFVQGDNEVVVNFTNDLSCKVFALMLKGERFIQLKEFLFKDDTVTENYCNEFIVSAYRNAEVKKESNNKHTEVVSAYKTKSFAEGTPNEITAIPSFSIGEEWLYYKFYCGERAGEELLNRAINPIVAELEAKNLIQKWFFIRYHDALGHHLRFRVLLNDKQHFTECINSIKKHVQPFEKNNIIWKTQTDTYLRELQRYGHLAIAETESLFHYDSECTLRFSDMIEGDQGEKIRWKFCLLSMHFLLEDLGFSLKDRVEMLKVAKTSFGNEFNRSGSGDLNKQINEMFAKNERDIELFMDESLTDAMYAPIWDILKERSAKNSTISQHLQELAREQKLPTSFGSIALSYLHMICNRVFIAKQRVHEMVVYDYLYRYYSKQLYTSKAKNTDSKQVEML; encoded by the coding sequence ATGAAAAATTATTCTTTTGCTAATAAAGCTATCGTTAGAACGCCCCTTGAGCCGAAAAAAATGGATATCACCTGGGAAATGATCCAGGAGGTTTTTAAAAACCCTAAAAACCGTGAGGCTTTGTTTATCGGATCTCCGAGTATTTACAAAGCGCTGGAATTATGGGAAAAAGGAGAAGCTTTCCAGGATGAAAGCGATCTGAAAAACCTGAAAGGTTCGCTTTATAAATATACGTCCAGAATGTCGAACCGCTGTACGCCTTTCGGTATGTTTGCCCATGTATCGGCTATCGATATGGGACCGGAAACCAAAATTGATTTCGAAAACGCAACCATCAGTCGTTCTACCAAATACGATATGTACTTTTTGGGTAGTTTTATGCCGGTGATCACGAAAGATAATGCGATCCGAAATGTCCTGAAATATTTCCCGAACAATTCTATCTATACCGTTTTCGACAAATACCGTTATGTGGAATACTATTTTAAAAAGAACGCACGACTTCATAAAATATCGGAAGTTATGGCTACCGAATATCTGGATGTGATCCTGAAAAATGCAACGAACGGCGCCACTATTTCCGAAATGGCTCAATATCTTATTTCGGACGACATTACCGAAAAAGATGCGGTTGCCTTTATCAATACCATTATCGACAGCCAGTTTTTGGTGAGTGAACTGGAATTTACATTAACTGGTGCGGATTATTTCGAAAAACTGATCACTATATTTAATGAGGATCGTTTTAATTTCCACGAAGCACAAGTGATCCGCGAACTGATCGTGAACTTAAAAGAAAAAATCAGCACGCTGGATGAAAAGGTATTTAACGATCCTGAAAAATATCAGGAAATTTATAGCTTGTTGAATCAGGAACTGGACGAAGTGGACGAATCTAAATTATTCCAGGTGGACGGTTACCGAAACCTGCCGAATGCCAGTCTGAGCAATAAGGTGCTTAAAAAGCTGCGCAACGGTGTAACCGCTTTAAACAAATTACAACCAGTACACGAAAAAGGAAACCTAAAAGAATTCAAACGTAAATTCTCGGAGCGATACGAAGAATACGAACAACCACTGATCAAGGTATTAGATCCGGATGTGGGAATCGGTTACGGAAAACAATCCGGTGCCAAAACACCATTGGTTGACGAATTAAATATTATTCCGAACTATTCGAATCAGAAACAAGTGAATCTGAGCCCGGAACGCGCTTTCTTATTCCGAAAACTGATTCAGGCGACGCAATCCGGAACCAAAACCATTGCTTTAACCGATGAGGAAATCAACCAGTTTGACGAAAAAGAACGTTTGTATCCGGACAGTTTCTCGGTTTTCTTTAATATGTTCCACGAAAACAACGAAGAGAAAATCGCCTTGTCCTATGTTAGCGGTCCTTCGGCTAATGGTCTTATCGGGCGTTTCGGTCACCTGAACGAAAATATTATGAACCTGTGTAACGAGATTTCCGAAAAAGAAAATGCGTTACATCCGGATAAAATTATTGCCGAAATTATCCACTTACCACAAGCCCGAACAGGTAATATCCTGTACCGCGGTTTCCAGAGAGACTATGAAATTCCGTATCTGGGTAGTTCCTCTTTGGATCTGGACCACCAAATACTGGTTGATGATTTATATGTTTCAGTAAAAAACAACCGTATCATCCTGCGTTCGAAAAGACTGGGTAAAGAGGTTATTCCTCGCCTTGGAAATGCACATAACTTTAGCGCTAATGCTTTACCGATTTATCACTTCCTTTGCGACCTTCAAAATCAGGAGTCTTCAGGAATCGGTTTCTCATGGAGTGATCTTCAAAACGATTTTGACTTTCTTCCGAGGTTGTCTTATAACGATATTATCTTATCGAGAGCGACCTGGAATTTGTCTGAAAAGGACATTAAATTCATTACTGGTTTAAAAGAGGAAAACGTGATCGAATCGGTGCGTGCTTTCCAACGCGAACGTCAAATCCCGGATGTGGTTGCTTTTGTACAGGGCGATAACGAAGTGGTGGTAAACTTTACTAACGATTTAAGCTGCAAAGTATTTGCCCTGATGTTAAAAGGGGAACGTTTTATTCAATTAAAAGAGTTCTTGTTTAAAGACGATACCGTTACCGAAAACTATTGCAATGAGTTTATTGTTTCGGCCTACCGAAATGCGGAAGTGAAAAAAGAATCCAACAACAAGCACACCGAAGTCGTATCGGCCTATAAAACCAAATCGTTTGCAGAAGGTACTCCAAATGAGATTACTGCTATTCCGTCGTTCTCTATCGGTGAAGAATGGTTGTACTATAAATTCTATTGTGGTGAAAGAGCCGGTGAAGAACTTTTAAATCGCGCCATCAATCCTATTGTTGCCGAACTGGAAGCTAAAAACCTGATTCAAAAATGGTTTTTTATCCGCTATCATGATGCTTTAGGTCATCACTTACGCTTTCGCGTATTGTTAAACGACAAGCAACATTTTACGGAATGCATCAATAGCATTAAAAAACACGTTCAACCGTTTGAAAAGAACAATATCATCTGGAAAACCCAAACGGATACCTATCTGAGAGAATTACAACGTTACGGTCATCTGGCAATTGCCGAAACCGAAAGTTTATTCCATTACGACAGTGAATGTACGTTGCGATTTTCCGATATGATCGAAGGCGATCAGGGCGAGAAAATCCGTTGGAAATTCTGTTTACTATCGATGCATTTCTTATTGGAAGACCTTGGCTTTAGCCTTAAAGATCGCGTGGAAATGCTTAAAGTGGCCAAAACGAGTTTCGGAAATGAGTTTAATCGTTCCGGTTCCGGCGACCTGAACAAACAGATCAACGAGATGTTTGCCAAAAACGAACGCGATATCGAATTGTTTATGGATGAATCGCTAACCGATGCTATGTATGCACCGATATGGGATATCTTAAAGGAACGTTCGGCTAAAAATAGTACGATTTCACAACACCTTCAGGAACTGGCACGGGAACAAAAACTGCCTACTTCTTTCGGTTCTATTGCTTTAAGCTACCTGCATATGATCTGTAACCGGGTATTTATCGCAAAACAACGCGTTCACGAAATGGTGGTTTACGATTATCTGTATCGTTATTACAGCAAACAATTGTACACCTCGAAAGCTAAAAACACCGATTCCAAACAAGTTGAAATGCTATAA
- a CDS encoding zinc-binding alcohol dehydrogenase family protein, translating to MRALAVLSPSLYEKTDARKRHLFAIDQHQIPLGFVTANPPDFDTNATTTANYVLVRKTSFSLNYRDLGIIEQAWKKVRDMEQETFYPIGSDFCGIVEEVGSNVTTLQVGDKVIGNNFFPYPEDNAMPGIPSNHASREFEIYHHGKLMKVPDEIPEEQAGSMSIGAQTAAAMIRKANIKDGDVVLVTSVTSNTSFFFLNLLKDKNCTVYGLSYSGKNTDTVKRHFPFIKEIFSFKDMVFPDHLYFDVVLDAFADTYLTALCSRLNFNARYLTCGVYNQSSEKMKTTEKINLTTLIADLMFRNVQLIANCLGTGEDLKNGIDGFKNDTLVIDQVFTDENALTSFLEKTYNSEGNKFGKVSFKYS from the coding sequence ATGAGAGCCTTAGCTGTATTAAGTCCGTCATTATATGAAAAAACAGATGCCCGAAAAAGGCATCTGTTTGCTATCGATCAACATCAGATTCCACTTGGTTTTGTAACTGCCAATCCACCGGATTTTGATACAAACGCTACCACTACTGCCAATTATGTTTTGGTTCGTAAAACCAGTTTTTCACTAAACTACCGGGATCTGGGCATTATTGAACAAGCCTGGAAAAAGGTACGCGATATGGAACAGGAAACGTTTTATCCTATCGGATCGGATTTTTGTGGTATTGTTGAAGAAGTGGGTTCAAATGTAACCACTTTACAAGTGGGCGACAAAGTAATCGGGAATAACTTCTTTCCGTATCCGGAAGATAATGCAATGCCAGGAATCCCTTCCAATCATGCCAGTAGAGAATTTGAAATTTATCATCACGGTAAACTGATGAAAGTTCCAGACGAAATACCGGAAGAACAGGCCGGAAGTATGAGTATCGGAGCGCAAACCGCGGCAGCAATGATTCGCAAAGCGAATATCAAGGACGGTGATGTGGTTTTGGTGACTTCAGTAACTTCCAATACCTCTTTTTTCTTTTTAAACCTTCTAAAGGATAAAAACTGTACGGTGTACGGATTGTCCTATTCCGGAAAAAATACGGATACCGTAAAACGTCATTTTCCGTTTATCAAGGAAATTTTTTCTTTTAAAGACATGGTGTTCCCGGATCATTTGTATTTTGATGTGGTACTGGATGCTTTTGCCGATACCTATTTAACGGCACTATGCAGTCGTTTAAACTTCAACGCACGCTATCTTACCTGCGGCGTCTATAACCAGTCGTCTGAAAAAATGAAAACGACTGAAAAAATAAATCTTACTACATTGATCGCCGATCTGATGTTCCGCAATGTGCAATTGATCGCCAACTGCCTCGGAACCGGTGAGGATCTTAAAAATGGCATTGATGGTTTTAAAAATGACACCCTGGTTATCGACCAGGTTTTTACCGACGAAAATGCCCTTACTTCATTTTTAGAAAAAACGTATAATTCGGAAGGAAACAAATTCGGGAAAGTTTCTTTTAAATATTCCTGA
- a CDS encoding class I lanthipeptide produces MKKQKSNNKLVFDKTAIVILNKDQLQQVNGGTFSVGSLWQLDHGFWEITYNKKPTAQYYHTVTRD; encoded by the coding sequence ATGAAAAAGCAGAAATCAAACAATAAGCTTGTTTTCGATAAAACAGCTATTGTAATATTAAATAAGGATCAGTTGCAACAAGTAAATGGAGGAACGTTCTCAGTAGGTTCTTTATGGCAATTGGATCACGGGTTTTGGGAAATAACATATAACAAAAAACCTACTGCCCAGTATTATCATACCGTAACGAGAGACTAG
- a CDS encoding helix-turn-helix domain-containing protein: protein MVVFENNNICFTVFLKITFFSTLEATYIFCLLGILLVIVLIIFVFCYYWYSKSEKEHKEKFQILFNKINDFELRKGQQKNVLFISENNNGRKDFPDDATFTITDERIKDILEKLKKLAQQKYFLRQDCTLHNVAKKLKTNTAYLSRIVNNELGKSFSNYINELRINYVISELKSNSRLRSYSISAIADEIGYKSPDSFTKYFKVATGVSPAVYIRKIEKMKHTSI from the coding sequence ATGGTAGTATTTGAAAACAATAACATTTGTTTTACGGTGTTTCTGAAAATAACTTTTTTTTCGACTTTAGAAGCCACATATATATTCTGTTTATTGGGTATACTGTTGGTTATTGTCTTAATCATTTTTGTTTTTTGTTATTACTGGTACAGTAAAAGTGAAAAGGAGCATAAGGAAAAGTTTCAGATTTTATTCAATAAGATTAATGATTTTGAACTGAGAAAAGGACAGCAGAAGAACGTATTGTTTATTTCTGAAAATAACAATGGTCGAAAAGATTTTCCGGATGATGCAACATTTACGATTACGGACGAACGGATAAAGGACATACTTGAGAAATTAAAAAAACTGGCACAACAAAAATATTTTCTGCGTCAGGATTGTACCCTACATAATGTTGCTAAAAAATTAAAAACAAATACCGCTTACCTGTCCAGAATTGTAAACAATGAACTGGGGAAGAGCTTTAGCAATTATATTAACGAGCTTCGAATTAATTATGTCATTTCGGAATTAAAAAGTAATTCAAGGCTTCGGTCTTATTCGATAAGTGCGATAGCAGATGAGATCGGATATAAAAGTCCGGATTCTTTTACTAAATATTTTAAAGTAGCTACTGGTGTTTCACCCGCAGTTTACATCAGAAAAATAGAAAAAATGAAACATACTTCAATCTGA
- a CDS encoding class IIb bacteriocin, lactobin A/cerein 7B family has protein sequence MKTQTSNKLAFAKSSLVELNDNQLNDVNGGTTPVCVGVIIGLSIYVAIDKALD, from the coding sequence ATGAAAACACAAACTTCCAACAAATTAGCTTTCGCTAAAAGTTCATTAGTAGAACTAAACGACAACCAATTAAACGATGTAAACGGTGGGACGACTCCGGTATGTGTAGGAGTGATCATTGGCCTTTCAATTTATGTCGCAATCGACAAAGCACTGGACTAA
- a CDS encoding class IIb bacteriocin, lactobin A/cerein 7B family, with protein sequence MKTQTSNKLAFAKSSLVELNDNQLNDVNGGTTPVCVGVIIGLTMSIAIDKALD encoded by the coding sequence ATGAAAACACAAACTTCCAACAAATTAGCTTTCGCTAAAAGTTCATTAGTAGAACTAAACGACAACCAATTAAACGATGTAAACGGTGGAACCACTCCGGTATGTGTAGGAGTAATCATCGGCCTAACAATGAGCATCGCAATCGACAAAGCTTTAGACTAA
- a CDS encoding class IIb bacteriocin, lactobin A/cerein 7B family, with protein sequence MKTQTSNKLAFAKSSLVELNDNQLNDVNGGTTPVCVGVIIGLTMSIAIDKALD encoded by the coding sequence ATGAAAACACAAACTTCCAACAAATTAGCTTTCGCTAAAAGTTCATTAGTAGAACTAAACGACAACCAATTAAACGATGTAAACGGTGGAACCACTCCGGTATGTGTAGGAGTGATCATTGGCCTAACAATGAGCATCGCAATCGACAAAGCTTTAGACTAA
- a CDS encoding class IIb bacteriocin, lactobin A/cerein 7B family, with protein sequence MKTQTSNKLAFAKSSLVELNDNQLNDVNGGTTPVCVGVIIGLTMSIAIDKALD encoded by the coding sequence ATGAAAACACAAACTTCCAACAAATTAGCTTTCGCTAAAAGTTCATTAGTAGAACTAAACGACAACCAGTTAAACGATGTAAATGGTGGAACCACTCCGGTATGTGTAGGAGTGATCATTGGCCTAACAATGAGCATCGCAATCGACAAAGCTTTAGACTAA
- a CDS encoding class IIb bacteriocin, lactobin A/cerein 7B family, with protein sequence MKTQTSNKLAFAKSSLVELNDNQLNDVNGGTTPVCVGVIIGLTMSIAIDKALD encoded by the coding sequence ATGAAAACGCAAACTTCCAACAAATTAGCTTTCGCTAAAAGTTCATTAGTAGAACTAAACGACAACCAATTAAACGATGTAAACGGTGGAACGACTCCGGTATGTGTAGGAGTGATCATCGGCCTAACAATGAGCATCGCAATTGACAAAGCTTTAGACTAA
- a CDS encoding class IIb bacteriocin, lactobin A/cerein 7B family, translating to MKTQTTNKLAFAKSSLVELNDNQLNDVNGGTTPVCVGVIIGLSIYVAIDKALD from the coding sequence ATGAAAACGCAAACTACCAACAAATTAGCTTTCGCTAAAAGTTCATTAGTAGAACTAAACGACAACCAATTAAATGATGTAAATGGTGGAACCACTCCGGTATGTGTAGGAGTAATCATCGGACTTTCAATTTATGTCGCAATCGACAAAGCTTTAGACTAA
- a CDS encoding class IIb bacteriocin, lactobin A/cerein 7B family, with protein sequence MKTQTSNKLAFAKSSLVELNDNQLNDVNGGTTPVCVGVIIGLTMSIAIDKALD encoded by the coding sequence ATGAAAACGCAAACTTCCAACAAATTAGCTTTCGCTAAAAGTTCATTAGTAGAACTAAACGACAACCAGTTAAACGATGTAAACGGCGGAACCACTCCGGTATGTGTAGGAGTGATCATCGGCCTAACAATGAGCATCGCAATCGACAAAGCTTTAGACTAA
- a CDS encoding class IIb bacteriocin, lactobin A/cerein 7B family: protein MKTQTTNKLAFAKSSLVELNDNQLNDVNGGTTPVCVGVIIGLTMSIAIDKALS, encoded by the coding sequence ATGAAAACGCAAACTACCAACAAATTAGCTTTCGCTAAAAGTTCATTAGTAGAACTAAACGACAACCAATTAAACGATGTAAACGGTGGAACGACTCCGGTATGTGTAGGAGTGATCATTGGCCTAACAATGAGCATCGCAATCGACAAAGCCTTAAGTTAA
- a CDS encoding class IIb bacteriocin, lactobin A/cerein 7B family: protein MKTQTTNKLAFAKSSLVELNDNQLNDVNGGTTPVCVGVIIGLTMSIAIDKALS, encoded by the coding sequence ATGAAAACGCAAACTACCAACAAATTAGCTTTCGCTAAAAGTTCATTAGTAGAACTAAACGACAACCAGTTAAATGATGTAAATGGCGGAACGACTCCGGTATGTGTAGGAGTGATCATCGGTCTAACAATGAGCATCGCAATCGACAAAGCCTTAAGTTAA
- a CDS encoding class IIb bacteriocin, lactobin A/cerein 7B family has protein sequence MKTQTSNKLAFAKSSLVELNDNQLNDVNGGTTPVCVGVIIGLSIYVAIDKALD, from the coding sequence ATGAAAACACAAACTTCCAACAAATTAGCTTTCGCTAAAAGTTCATTAGTAGAACTAAACGACAACCAGTTAAACGATGTAAATGGTGGAACCACTCCGGTATGTGTAGGAGTGATCATCGGACTTTCAATTTATGTCGCAATCGACAAAGCTTTAGACTAA
- a CDS encoding class IIb bacteriocin, lactobin A/cerein 7B family, with protein MKTQNANKLAFAKSSLVELNDNQLNDVNGGTTPVCVGVIIGLSIYVAIDKALD; from the coding sequence ATGAAAACGCAAAACGCAAACAAATTAGCTTTCGCTAAAAGTTCATTAGTAGAACTAAACGACAACCAGTTAAACGATGTAAATGGTGGAACCACTCCGGTATGTGTAGGAGTGATCATCGGACTTTCAATTTATGTCGCAATTGACAAAGCTTTAGACTAA
- a CDS encoding class IIb bacteriocin, lactobin A/cerein 7B family has protein sequence MKTQNANKLAFAKSSLVELNDNQLNDVNGGTTPVCVGVIIGLTMSIAIDKALD, from the coding sequence ATGAAAACGCAAAACGCAAACAAATTAGCTTTCGCTAAAAGTTCATTAGTAGAACTAAACGACAACCAGTTAAACGATGTAAATGGTGGAACCACTCCGGTATGTGTAGGAGTAATTATCGGCCTAACAATGAGCATCGCAATCGACAAAGCTTTAGACTAA
- a CDS encoding class IIb bacteriocin, lactobin A/cerein 7B family, with protein sequence MKTQTSNKLAFAKSSLVELNDNQLNDVNGGTTPVCVGVIIGLTMSIAIDKALD encoded by the coding sequence ATGAAAACACAAACTTCCAACAAATTAGCTTTCGCTAAAAGTTCATTAGTAGAACTAAACGACAACCAGTTAAACGATGTAAATGGTGGAACCACTCCGGTATGTGTAGGAGTAATCATCGGCCTAACAATGAGCATCGCAATCGACAAAGCTTTAGACTAA
- a CDS encoding class IIb bacteriocin, lactobin A/cerein 7B family, with protein sequence MKTQTSNKLAFAKSSLVELNDNQLNDVNGGTTPVCVGVIIGLTMSIAIDKALD encoded by the coding sequence ATGAAAACGCAAACTTCCAACAAATTAGCTTTCGCTAAAAGTTCATTAGTAGAACTAAACGACAACCAATTAAATGATGTAAATGGTGGAACCACTCCGGTATGTGTAGGAGTGATCATTGGCCTAACAATGAGCATCGCAATCGACAAAGCTTTAGACTAA
- a CDS encoding class IIb bacteriocin, lactobin A/cerein 7B family → MKTQTSNKLAFAKSSLVELNDNQLNDVNGGTTPVCVGVIIGLTMSIAIDKALS, encoded by the coding sequence ATGAAAACACAAACTTCCAACAAATTAGCTTTCGCTAAAAGTTCATTAGTAGAACTAAACGACAACCAATTAAATGATGTAAATGGCGGAACGACTCCGGTATGTGTAGGAGTGATCATTGGCCTAACAATGAGCATCGCAATTGACAAAGCTTTAAGTTAA